One Micromonospora sp. WMMD1120 genomic region harbors:
- a CDS encoding 3-hydroxyacyl-CoA dehydrogenase encodes MAREFSTVGVVGLGTMGAGIVEVFARNGIDVVAVEISATALERGRATLTGSTDRAVAKGKLAEADRDALHERVRFEVGLDALHSVDLVIEAVPEHLDLKQRIFAELDRVCRPDTILATNTSSLSVTEISVATSRPNQVIGIHFFNPAPVMKLVEVVRTVVTAPEVVADVEALCARLGKVDVTINDRAGFIANALLFGYLNHAVAMVESHYATREDIDAAMKLGCGLPMGPLALMDLIGLDTAYEILDTMYRRGGRDRRHAPVPLLKQMVTAGLLGRKSGRGFYTYERPGSPVVVPDQTTPPATEAALADGARAIAKVGIGSARSELASPAVVTRVGVVGSGTMATGIIEVFAKAGYEVVSVTRGMEKSAQVCEAVKTSLNKGVVRGRLAEADRDAALGRITWSATLDHLADVDLVVEAVVEELSVKKALFASLDEVCKPGVVLATTTSSLPVIDVAMATQRPADVIGLHFFNPAPVMPLIEVVRTIRTSPESVATARAVCAALGKTGVVCGDRSGFIVNALLFPYLNDAVRMLEASYSTADDIDHAMKLGCGYPMGPFELLDVVGLDVALAIQRELYRELREPGFAPAPLLEHLVTAGYLGRKTRRGFRDHAHR; translated from the coding sequence ATGGCGCGCGAGTTCAGCACCGTGGGCGTGGTGGGGCTGGGCACCATGGGTGCCGGCATCGTCGAGGTCTTCGCCCGCAACGGCATCGACGTGGTGGCCGTCGAGATCTCCGCGACGGCGCTGGAGCGTGGCCGGGCCACTCTCACCGGCTCCACCGACCGGGCGGTCGCCAAGGGCAAGCTCGCCGAGGCGGACCGCGACGCCCTGCACGAGCGGGTGCGTTTCGAGGTCGGGCTGGACGCGCTGCACTCCGTCGACCTGGTCATCGAGGCCGTGCCCGAGCACCTGGACCTGAAGCAGCGGATCTTCGCGGAGCTGGACCGGGTCTGCCGACCGGACACCATCCTCGCCACCAACACGTCGTCGCTGAGCGTCACCGAGATCTCGGTCGCCACCAGCCGACCCAACCAGGTGATCGGCATCCACTTCTTCAACCCGGCGCCGGTCATGAAGCTGGTCGAGGTGGTCCGTACCGTCGTCACCGCGCCCGAGGTCGTCGCCGACGTCGAGGCGCTCTGCGCCCGGCTCGGCAAGGTCGACGTCACCATCAACGACCGCGCCGGTTTCATCGCCAACGCGCTGCTCTTCGGCTACCTCAACCACGCCGTCGCCATGGTCGAGTCGCACTACGCGACCCGGGAGGACATCGACGCCGCGATGAAGCTCGGCTGCGGCCTGCCGATGGGGCCGCTGGCCCTGATGGACCTGATCGGCCTGGACACCGCGTACGAGATCCTGGACACCATGTACCGGCGCGGCGGGCGGGACCGCCGGCACGCCCCGGTGCCGCTGCTCAAGCAGATGGTGACGGCGGGACTGCTCGGCCGGAAGTCCGGTCGGGGGTTCTACACCTACGAGCGGCCCGGCTCCCCGGTGGTCGTACCCGATCAGACCACGCCGCCCGCGACGGAGGCCGCGCTGGCCGACGGCGCGCGGGCCATCGCCAAGGTGGGCATCGGGAGCGCGAGGAGTGAGCTTGCGAGCCCCGCAGTCGTGACCAGGGTAGGCGTCGTGGGTTCCGGGACGATGGCCACCGGCATCATCGAGGTCTTCGCGAAGGCCGGCTACGAGGTCGTCTCGGTGACCCGTGGCATGGAGAAGTCCGCGCAGGTCTGCGAGGCGGTGAAGACCTCGCTGAACAAGGGCGTGGTGCGCGGCCGGCTCGCCGAGGCGGACCGGGACGCCGCGCTCGGCCGGATCACCTGGTCGGCCACGCTCGACCACCTCGCCGACGTCGACCTGGTGGTCGAGGCGGTGGTCGAGGAGTTGAGCGTCAAGAAGGCGCTCTTCGCCAGCCTGGACGAGGTCTGCAAGCCGGGCGTGGTGCTGGCCACCACCACCTCCTCGCTGCCGGTGATCGACGTGGCGATGGCGACCCAGCGGCCGGCCGACGTGATCGGGTTGCACTTCTTCAACCCGGCGCCGGTCATGCCGCTGATCGAGGTCGTCCGGACCATCCGCACGTCCCCGGAATCCGTCGCCACCGCCCGCGCGGTGTGCGCCGCGCTCGGCAAGACCGGCGTGGTCTGCGGCGACCGGTCCGGGTTCATCGTCAACGCGCTGTTGTTCCCGTACCTGAACGACGCGGTCCGGATGCTGGAGGCCAGCTACTCGACGGCCGACGACATCGACCACGCCATGAAGTTGGGCTGCGGTTACCCGATGGGTCCGTTCGAGCTGCTGGACGTGGTCGGGCTGGACGTCG
- a CDS encoding alpha/beta hydrolase: MPRMETEQRIVTANGITQAVRVAGPPDGTPVLLIHGNCSSALFWEPLVRRLPPTLRVIAPDLRGYGDTETAPVNATRGLRDFADDVAALLDDPSLFPADARPVVVGHSLGGGVAMRLLVDHPHRVGALLLAAPVSPYGFGGTRDLTGTPTTPDFAGTGAGTANPGFVAHLAAGHREADDPTSPRAVLRATYVADPASLGADEDLLLDSVLSTATGDDNYPGTAVPSANWPGTAPGERGVLNALAPTWFRLADDLVAVAEKPPVTWVRGDADVIVSDTSLFDLAYLGSLDLVPGWPGADACPPQPMVGQTRAVLERYAAAGGAYHEVVLPGCGHSPHLERPAEFVSELLALTSASAD, encoded by the coding sequence ATGCCGCGGATGGAGACCGAGCAGCGGATCGTCACGGCGAACGGCATCACCCAGGCGGTACGGGTGGCCGGCCCGCCCGACGGCACGCCGGTGCTGCTCATCCACGGCAACTGCTCCTCGGCGTTGTTCTGGGAGCCGCTGGTCCGGCGGCTGCCGCCGACGCTGCGGGTGATCGCCCCCGACCTGCGCGGGTACGGCGACACCGAGACGGCCCCGGTCAACGCGACGCGGGGCCTGCGGGACTTCGCCGACGACGTGGCCGCCCTGCTGGACGACCCGAGCCTGTTCCCCGCCGACGCCCGACCGGTCGTGGTCGGGCACTCCCTCGGCGGTGGGGTGGCGATGCGGCTGCTCGTCGACCACCCGCACCGGGTGGGCGCGTTGCTGCTCGCGGCGCCGGTGTCCCCGTACGGCTTCGGGGGCACCCGGGACCTGACCGGCACGCCGACCACCCCCGACTTCGCCGGGACCGGCGCGGGCACCGCTAACCCGGGCTTCGTCGCCCACCTCGCGGCCGGCCACCGGGAGGCGGACGACCCCACCAGCCCGCGCGCCGTCCTGCGCGCCACCTACGTGGCCGATCCCGCCTCGCTGGGCGCGGACGAGGACCTGCTCCTGGACTCCGTGCTCTCCACCGCGACCGGGGACGACAACTACCCGGGCACGGCGGTGCCCTCGGCGAACTGGCCGGGCACCGCGCCGGGGGAGCGCGGCGTGCTCAACGCCCTCGCGCCGACCTGGTTCCGGCTCGCCGACGACCTGGTGGCCGTCGCCGAGAAGCCACCGGTCACCTGGGTACGCGGAGACGCCGACGTCATCGTCTCGGACACCTCGCTGTTCGACCTGGCGTACCTGGGTTCGCTGGATCTCGTGCCCGGCTGGCCCGGCGCGGACGCCTGTCCGCCGCAGCCCATGGTCGGTCAGACCCGGGCGGTGCTGGAACGCTACGCGGCGGCCGGCGGCGCCTACCACGAGGTGGTGCTGCCCGGCTGCGGACACAGCCCGCACCTGGAGCGCCCGGCCGAGTTCGTCTCCGAGCTGCTGGCGTTGACCAGCGCGTCCGCCGACTGA
- a CDS encoding FHA domain-containing protein → MEEHPELMPLLTVAGGPMRGASFRMRAEPQVIGRAPTNQVVINDPHLSRRHAEVWLAPDGPSLRDLGSTNGTWLNDRRITDVELLSDGDVIRLGRTELRLFDPGVALTDPVGLSFGPSRLNVRPTLPLPLATPPGRGR, encoded by the coding sequence ATGGAGGAACATCCGGAACTGATGCCGCTCTTGACGGTCGCGGGTGGGCCGATGCGCGGGGCGAGCTTTCGCATGCGGGCCGAGCCCCAGGTGATCGGCCGGGCGCCGACCAACCAGGTCGTGATCAACGACCCGCACCTGAGCCGTCGCCACGCGGAGGTGTGGTTGGCGCCCGACGGCCCGTCCCTGCGGGACCTCGGGTCCACGAACGGCACCTGGCTCAACGACCGCCGGATCACCGACGTGGAACTGCTCTCCGACGGTGACGTCATTCGGCTCGGCCGTACCGAACTGCGACTGTTCGATCCCGGGGTGGCGCTCACCGACCCGGTGGGGCTCAGCTTCGGCCCGTCCCGGCTGAACGTCCGGCCGACGCTGCCGCTGCCGTTGGCCACGCCTCCCGGCCGGGGACGGTAA
- a CDS encoding aldehyde dehydrogenase family protein, producing MTAVHVPGLPIIDAGELVSTSPATGTEAGRLPVAGEADVRRAVADVRSAAEWWAGLGFTGRRERLLRWRALLAKRIEELAELVHVEGGKPVADAIVEIVTAIEHVDWAARNAGRVLGPRRVRSRLILAEFSGHLEYQPYGVVGVIGPWNYPVFTPIGSAAYALAAGNGVVLKPSEYTPAVGQWLVDSFAEVVPERRVFAAVHGLGDVGAALCRSGVDKLAFTGSTATARKVMAACAETLTPVLIEGGGKDAMIVDSDADLDAAADACVWGGLTNAGQTCIGIERVYAVDSVFDAFVDRVVARAGQLTVGPEGADIGPITMPRQIDVIRGHIDAAIDSGGRAVLGGPGAVQPPYVHPTVLVDVPEDSAAVREETFGPTLTINRVRDADEAVTRANALPYGLGGSVFGRRRAVATARRLRSGMASINSTLTFAGMSTLPFGGVGDSGFGRIHGEDGLREFGRAKAITRRRARSLLPSMTFDRTPTDVARLVKVIKTLYGR from the coding sequence ATGACGGCTGTGCATGTTCCCGGACTTCCGATCATCGACGCGGGTGAGCTGGTGTCGACCAGTCCGGCGACCGGCACGGAGGCCGGTCGCCTCCCGGTCGCCGGCGAGGCCGACGTCCGGCGGGCCGTCGCCGACGTCCGCTCCGCCGCCGAGTGGTGGGCCGGTCTCGGCTTCACCGGCCGTCGCGAGCGGCTGCTGCGCTGGCGCGCCCTGCTCGCCAAGCGGATCGAGGAGCTTGCCGAACTGGTGCACGTCGAGGGCGGCAAGCCGGTCGCCGACGCCATCGTCGAGATCGTCACCGCGATCGAGCACGTCGACTGGGCCGCCCGCAACGCCGGCCGGGTGCTGGGGCCACGCCGGGTGCGCTCCCGACTCATCCTCGCCGAGTTCTCCGGCCACCTCGAATACCAGCCGTACGGCGTGGTCGGCGTGATCGGGCCGTGGAACTACCCGGTCTTCACACCGATCGGCTCCGCCGCGTACGCGCTCGCCGCCGGCAACGGCGTGGTGCTCAAGCCGAGCGAGTACACGCCGGCGGTCGGCCAGTGGCTGGTGGACAGCTTCGCCGAGGTGGTGCCCGAGCGGCGGGTGTTCGCCGCCGTGCACGGCCTGGGCGACGTGGGGGCGGCGCTGTGCCGCTCCGGGGTCGACAAGCTCGCCTTCACCGGCTCCACGGCGACCGCCCGCAAGGTGATGGCCGCCTGCGCCGAGACGTTGACCCCCGTGCTCATCGAGGGCGGCGGGAAGGACGCGATGATCGTCGACAGCGACGCCGACCTGGACGCGGCGGCCGACGCGTGCGTGTGGGGCGGCCTGACCAACGCGGGGCAGACCTGCATCGGCATCGAACGGGTCTACGCCGTCGACTCCGTCTTCGACGCCTTCGTCGACCGGGTGGTGGCCCGTGCCGGCCAGCTCACCGTCGGGCCGGAGGGCGCCGACATCGGCCCGATCACCATGCCCCGGCAGATCGACGTGATCCGCGGGCACATCGACGCCGCGATCGACTCCGGCGGCCGGGCCGTGCTCGGCGGGCCCGGCGCGGTGCAGCCGCCGTACGTCCACCCGACGGTGCTGGTGGACGTGCCGGAGGATTCGGCCGCCGTCCGGGAGGAGACCTTCGGTCCCACGCTGACCATCAACCGGGTCCGCGACGCCGACGAGGCGGTCACCCGTGCCAACGCTCTGCCGTACGGCCTGGGTGGCTCGGTCTTCGGCCGCCGGCGGGCGGTGGCCACCGCCCGTCGGCTGCGCTCCGGCATGGCCTCGATCAACTCCACGCTGACCTTCGCCGGCATGTCCACACTGCCCTTCGGCGGGGTCGGCGACTCCGGTTTCGGGCGCATCCACGGCGAGGACGGGCTGCGTGAGTTCGGCCGCGCCAAGGCGATCACCCGGCGGCGGGCCCGCTCGCTGCTGCCGTCGATGACCTTCGACCGCACCCCGACCGACGTGGCCCGACTGGTCAAGGTCATCAAGACGCTGTACGGCAGGTGA
- a CDS encoding class I SAM-dependent methyltransferase, which yields MGPNRLRYRLVDSDQSWSARRRRHRSDWLARTFPDIGDMHVVDLGGRLGTWHRATVRPARVTVINLEQPPAVAPEWAHVEQADACDLPARLARGSYDLVFSNSVLEHVGGHERRLRFAATVRTLADRHWVQTPYRYFPIEPHWIAPGMQFLPVRLRTALARRWPLGHKPTRSHDAAIHQVLWTELLDRSQMRHYFPESSMLVERVFGLPKSLIAVRTGG from the coding sequence ATGGGCCCCAATCGATTGCGCTACCGGCTTGTCGACAGTGACCAGTCGTGGAGCGCCCGACGACGTCGACATCGTTCGGACTGGTTGGCGCGCACCTTCCCGGACATCGGTGACATGCACGTGGTCGACCTCGGTGGCCGGCTCGGCACCTGGCACCGCGCCACCGTCCGACCGGCCCGGGTGACAGTCATCAACCTGGAGCAACCGCCCGCCGTCGCGCCCGAGTGGGCCCACGTCGAACAGGCCGACGCCTGCGACCTGCCGGCACGCCTCGCCAGGGGCAGCTACGACCTGGTCTTCTCCAACTCGGTCCTGGAACACGTGGGCGGGCACGAGCGCCGGTTGCGCTTCGCCGCCACCGTCCGCACGCTCGCCGACCGGCACTGGGTGCAGACGCCCTACCGCTACTTTCCCATCGAGCCGCACTGGATCGCGCCCGGCATGCAGTTCCTGCCGGTGCGTCTGCGCACCGCGCTGGCCCGGCGCTGGCCGCTGGGGCACAAGCCCACCCGCAGCCACGACGCCGCCATCCACCAGGTGCTCTGGACCGAACTGTTGGACAGGTCGCAGATGCGGCACTACTTCCCCGAGTCGAGCATGCTCGTCGAGCGGGTGTTCGGCCTGCCCAAGTCCCTGATCGCGGTGCGCACCGGGGGCTGA
- the nucS gene encoding endonuclease NucS has protein sequence MRLVIAKCSVDYVGRLSAHLPPATRLLMVKADGSVSIHADDRAYKPLNWMSPPCRLEESPGVWRVVNKAGEELRITLEEVFQDTSYELGVDPGLRKDGVEAHLQELLAANPTVLGEGFTLVRREYMTAIGPVDLLCRDANSGAVAVEIKRRGDIDGVEQLTRYLELMNRDPLLSPVAGVFAAQEIKPQARVLATDRGIRCVVVDYDRLRGIEKDELTLF, from the coding sequence GTGCGGTTGGTCATTGCGAAGTGCTCGGTGGACTACGTCGGACGGCTCTCGGCTCACCTGCCGCCGGCCACCCGGTTGCTCATGGTCAAGGCGGACGGGTCGGTGTCGATCCACGCCGACGACCGGGCGTACAAGCCGTTGAACTGGATGAGCCCGCCGTGCCGGTTGGAGGAGTCCCCCGGCGTGTGGCGGGTGGTCAACAAGGCCGGCGAGGAGCTGCGGATCACCCTGGAGGAGGTCTTCCAGGACACCTCGTACGAGCTGGGGGTGGACCCGGGCCTGCGCAAGGACGGGGTGGAGGCGCACCTCCAGGAGTTGTTGGCAGCGAACCCGACGGTGTTGGGCGAGGGGTTCACGCTGGTCCGCCGGGAGTACATGACGGCGATCGGTCCGGTCGACCTGCTGTGCCGGGACGCGAACTCGGGCGCGGTCGCCGTGGAGATCAAGCGGCGCGGCGACATCGACGGGGTGGAGCAGTTGACCCGCTACCTCGAGTTGATGAACCGTGACCCGCTGCTCAGCCCGGTCGCCGGGGTCTTCGCGGCGCAGGAGATCAAGCCGCAGGCCCGGGTGCTCGCCACCGACCGGGGCATCCGGTGCGTGGTGGTGGACTACGACCGGCTGCGGGGCATCGAGAAGGACGAGCTGACCCTCTTCTGA
- a CDS encoding DUF4126 domain-containing protein: MFEVLTGTGLAASAGLNAYIPLLVLGLLGRYTDLIDLPSGWTWLGNGWVLVIMAALLAVEMVADKVPVVDHVNDVVQTVVRPTAGGLAFGAGSSSETVTVSDPGSFFSTHQWVPVVTGVLLALGVHLLKSAARPVVNATTAGLGAPVASTAEDATSVVVSLVAIVLPVLVLVFLVGLAFFVFWFVRRRADRRREREAARAAGFRV; this comes from the coding sequence GTGTTCGAAGTCCTCACCGGCACCGGTCTCGCCGCCTCGGCGGGGCTGAACGCCTACATTCCCCTGCTCGTCCTCGGTCTGCTCGGCCGCTACACCGACCTGATCGATCTGCCCAGCGGCTGGACCTGGCTCGGCAACGGGTGGGTCCTCGTCATCATGGCGGCGCTGCTCGCCGTGGAGATGGTGGCGGACAAGGTGCCGGTGGTCGACCACGTCAACGACGTGGTGCAGACGGTGGTTCGTCCCACCGCCGGTGGCCTGGCCTTCGGCGCCGGCTCCTCGTCCGAGACGGTGACGGTCAGCGACCCGGGCAGCTTCTTCTCGACCCACCAGTGGGTGCCGGTGGTCACCGGCGTCCTGCTGGCGTTGGGCGTGCACCTGCTCAAGTCCGCGGCCCGCCCGGTCGTCAACGCGACCACCGCCGGGCTCGGCGCCCCGGTCGCCAGCACCGCTGAGGACGCCACCAGCGTCGTCGTCTCCCTGGTGGCGATCGTGCTGCCGGTGCTGGTGCTCGTCTTCCTGGTCGGCCTGGCGTTCTTCGTCTTCTGGTTCGTCCGCCGCCGCGCGGACCGACGCCGGGAGCGGGAGGCGGCCCGCGCCGCCGGCTTCCGCGTCTGA
- a CDS encoding protein meaA, giving the protein MDETAYPGRLPERDRPWVMRTYAGHSSAAATNALFRRNLAKGQTGLSVAFDLPTQTGYDPDHELAAGEVGRVGVPVAHLGDMRALFDGLPLAEMNTSMTINAPAMWLLALYGTVALEQGGDLARCAGTTQNDIVKEYLSRGTYIFPPAASLRLTADMVAYTLREMPRWNPVNICSYHLQEAGATPVQEVGFALATAVAVLDAVRDAGQVPPERMGDVVQRISFFVNAGVRFVEEIAKMRAFGVLWDEITRDRYGVGQAEQRRFRYGVQVNSLGLTEAQPENNVQRIVLEMLGVTMSRDARARAVQLPAWNEALGLPRPWDQQWSLRMQQVLAFESDLLEYPDLFAGSHVMAALVDEIVSGARAQLNEVLELGGVVAAVESGHLKSALVASLAERRRRMESGADVVVGVNRHTETEPSPLTATGADAVEQVDPAVEAAAVAGVRRWRDDRNAAVVDAALTRLRADAATSVNLMPATVECVRAGVTTGEWAGALRQVFGEYRAPTGLAGATGGGEPGLAAVRARVAATARELGSGRLRLLVGKPGLDGHSNGAEQIAVRARDAGFEVVYQGIRLTAGQIVAAAVEEDVDLVGLSVLSGSHLAAVPAVLDGLRAAGRADLPVVVGGIIPPGDAATLRAAGVARVFTPKDFALTGIIDDLVTVIRHANDLP; this is encoded by the coding sequence ATGGATGAGACGGCATACCCTGGGCGTTTGCCCGAACGGGACCGCCCGTGGGTGATGCGCACCTACGCCGGCCACTCGTCGGCCGCCGCGACCAATGCCCTCTTCCGCCGCAACCTGGCGAAGGGGCAGACCGGCCTCTCGGTCGCCTTCGACCTGCCGACCCAGACCGGGTACGACCCGGACCACGAACTCGCCGCCGGTGAGGTGGGGCGGGTCGGCGTGCCGGTGGCCCACCTCGGTGACATGCGGGCGCTCTTCGACGGTCTGCCGCTCGCCGAGATGAACACCTCGATGACCATCAACGCCCCGGCGATGTGGCTGCTCGCCCTGTACGGCACCGTCGCGCTGGAGCAGGGCGGCGACCTGGCCCGCTGCGCCGGAACCACCCAGAACGACATCGTCAAGGAGTACCTGTCCCGGGGCACGTACATCTTCCCGCCGGCGGCGTCGCTGCGGCTGACCGCCGACATGGTCGCGTACACGCTGCGGGAGATGCCCCGGTGGAACCCGGTCAACATCTGCTCGTACCACCTCCAGGAGGCCGGCGCCACGCCCGTGCAGGAGGTCGGCTTCGCGCTGGCCACCGCTGTCGCCGTGCTCGACGCGGTCCGCGACGCCGGCCAGGTGCCGCCGGAACGGATGGGCGACGTGGTGCAGCGCATCTCGTTCTTCGTCAACGCCGGGGTGCGCTTCGTCGAGGAGATCGCCAAGATGCGCGCGTTCGGGGTGCTCTGGGACGAGATCACCAGGGACCGGTACGGCGTCGGTCAGGCCGAGCAGCGCCGCTTCCGCTACGGCGTGCAGGTCAACTCCCTCGGCCTCACCGAGGCGCAGCCGGAGAACAACGTCCAGCGCATCGTGCTGGAGATGCTCGGCGTGACGATGTCCCGGGACGCCCGGGCCCGCGCTGTGCAACTGCCCGCCTGGAACGAGGCGCTGGGTCTGCCCCGCCCCTGGGACCAGCAGTGGTCGCTGCGCATGCAGCAGGTCCTGGCGTTCGAGTCGGACCTGCTCGAATATCCCGACCTCTTCGCCGGCTCGCACGTGATGGCCGCGCTGGTCGACGAGATCGTCAGCGGGGCCCGCGCGCAGCTCAATGAGGTGCTGGAGCTGGGTGGCGTGGTCGCCGCCGTGGAGAGCGGCCATCTCAAGAGCGCGCTCGTCGCGTCGCTGGCCGAACGCCGCCGTCGGATGGAGTCCGGCGCCGACGTGGTGGTCGGGGTGAACCGCCACACCGAGACCGAGCCCTCACCACTGACGGCGACCGGCGCCGACGCCGTCGAGCAGGTCGATCCGGCGGTCGAGGCGGCGGCCGTCGCGGGCGTACGGCGGTGGCGGGACGACCGGAACGCGGCCGTCGTCGACGCGGCCCTCACCCGGCTCCGCGCGGACGCCGCGACCAGCGTCAACCTGATGCCGGCCACTGTGGAGTGCGTACGGGCCGGGGTTACCACCGGCGAGTGGGCCGGCGCGCTACGGCAGGTCTTCGGCGAGTACCGGGCGCCGACCGGCCTGGCCGGCGCCACCGGCGGCGGCGAGCCCGGCCTCGCCGCCGTGCGCGCGCGGGTCGCCGCCACCGCCCGCGAGCTGGGCAGCGGACGGTTGCGACTGCTGGTGGGCAAACCCGGCCTGGACGGGCACTCCAACGGCGCGGAGCAGATCGCGGTACGCGCCCGAGACGCCGGCTTCGAGGTCGTCTATCAGGGCATCCGGCTGACCGCCGGGCAGATCGTCGCCGCCGCCGTCGAGGAGGATGTCGACCTGGTCGGACTGTCGGTGCTCTCCGGGTCGCACCTCGCCGCCGTGCCCGCGGTGCTCGACGGGCTGCGCGCCGCCGGCCGCGCCGACCTGCCGGTGGTCGTGGGCGGCATCATCCCGCCGGGCGACGCGGCCACGCTCCGCGCCGCCGGGGTGGCGCGGGTCTTCACCCCGAAGGACTTCGCCCTCACCGGCATCATCGACGATCTGGTGACGGTCATCAGGCACGCCAACGACCTGCCCTGA
- a CDS encoding ABC transporter ATP-binding protein, which produces MDDELAISVRGLRKAYGDNVAVAGVDLDVHRGEVFALLGPNGAGKTTTVEILEGYRHRDAGEVRVLGTDPAQPDAGWRSRVGIVLQGTGEFDELTVAEVIRHFSGFYPDADDPDKVIERVGLAGKARARTHTLSGGQKRRLDVALGIIGRPELLFLDEPTTGFDPEARREFWELIRDLAAAGTTIVLTTHYLDEAEALADRVGVIAGGRLVEVAAPSRLGNRQEALATVSWRTPDGTVESTQSATPTAVVADLAARFGGEIPGITVTRPTLEDVYLTMIGHAR; this is translated from the coding sequence ATGGATGACGAGCTGGCCATCTCCGTCCGAGGGCTGCGCAAGGCGTACGGCGACAACGTGGCGGTGGCGGGCGTGGATCTCGACGTCCACCGCGGTGAGGTGTTCGCGCTGCTCGGCCCGAACGGGGCCGGCAAGACCACAACGGTCGAGATCCTGGAGGGCTACCGCCACCGCGACGCCGGCGAGGTGCGGGTGCTCGGCACCGACCCGGCGCAGCCGGATGCCGGCTGGCGCTCCCGGGTCGGCATCGTGCTCCAGGGCACCGGTGAGTTCGACGAGCTGACCGTCGCCGAGGTGATCAGGCACTTCTCCGGCTTCTACCCGGATGCCGACGACCCGGACAAGGTGATCGAGCGGGTCGGCCTGGCCGGCAAGGCCAGAGCCCGGACGCACACCCTCTCCGGCGGGCAGAAGCGCCGCCTCGACGTGGCGCTGGGCATCATCGGCCGCCCCGAGCTGCTCTTCCTCGACGAACCGACCACCGGCTTCGACCCGGAGGCTCGCCGCGAGTTCTGGGAGCTGATCCGCGACCTGGCGGCGGCCGGCACCACAATCGTGCTGACCACCCACTACCTGGACGAGGCGGAGGCGCTCGCCGACCGGGTCGGCGTGATCGCCGGCGGCAGACTGGTCGAGGTGGCCGCCCCGAGCCGGCTGGGCAACCGGCAGGAGGCGCTGGCGACGGTCTCCTGGCGTACCCCGGACGGGACGGTGGAGAGCACGCAGAGCGCGACGCCGACGGCGGTGGTGGCCGACCTGGCCGCGCGCTTCGGCGGCGAGATCCCGGGGATCACCGTGACCCGGCCGACCCTGGAGGACGTCTACCTCACGATGATCGGACACGCGCGATGA
- a CDS encoding ABC transporter permease produces the protein MTTTTKPATPVATAPGRRLGAGTLAVRQGRLEITQFLRSRESVVFTMGFPIIMILIFASIFDGTIGGGVRFTQYFITGMIATGLMTVSFQNLGIWIPIERDRGVLKRYRGTPMPKWVWFAGKVIMVVAIGIAETALLLAFAVALFDLDLPGTAGKWLTFGWVAVLGVTACTLCGIAISSLARTARSGSAVVTPVSLILQFISGVFFVFTDLPTWMQQVAALFPLKWMCQGLRSVFLPESFGAQEPGGSFELGRVALVLALWCVIGLVLCLTTFRWTTKRDG, from the coding sequence ATGACGACCACGACGAAGCCGGCGACGCCGGTGGCCACCGCCCCGGGTCGTCGGCTGGGCGCCGGCACGCTCGCGGTACGCCAGGGCCGGCTGGAGATCACCCAGTTCCTGCGCAGCCGGGAGTCGGTGGTCTTCACCATGGGCTTCCCCATCATCATGATCCTGATCTTCGCGTCGATCTTCGACGGCACGATCGGCGGCGGGGTCAGGTTCACCCAGTACTTCATCACCGGGATGATCGCGACCGGCCTGATGACGGTGAGCTTCCAGAACCTCGGCATCTGGATCCCGATCGAGCGGGACCGCGGCGTGCTCAAGCGCTACCGGGGCACGCCGATGCCGAAGTGGGTCTGGTTCGCCGGCAAGGTGATCATGGTGGTGGCGATCGGCATCGCCGAGACCGCGCTGCTGCTGGCCTTCGCGGTGGCGCTGTTCGACCTCGACCTGCCCGGCACCGCCGGGAAGTGGCTCACCTTCGGCTGGGTCGCCGTGCTCGGGGTGACAGCGTGCACCCTGTGCGGCATCGCCATCTCATCGCTGGCCCGTACCGCCCGCAGCGGCTCGGCGGTGGTCACCCCGGTCTCCCTGATCCTCCAGTTCATCTCCGGGGTGTTCTTCGTCTTCACCGACCTGCCCACCTGGATGCAGCAGGTGGCGGCGCTGTTCCCGCTCAAGTGGATGTGCCAGGGACTGCGGTCGGTCTTCCTGCCGGAGAGCTTCGGCGCGCAGGAGCCGGGCGGCTCGTTCGAGCTGGGCCGGGTGGCGCTGGTGCTCGCCCTGTGGTGCGTGATCGGCCTGGTGCTCTGCCTGACCACCTTCCGCTGGACCACCAAGCGCGACGGCTGA